A genomic segment from Polyangiaceae bacterium encodes:
- a CDS encoding mechanosensitive ion channel has translation MAWPRARSRLTGSKRAFTKSAMDELLTMRESLSRLLDSFVRRLPFVLAGFVCLVIGMVISRLVRALVTRAGTRARLDPGFIGLIARVASAAVVLAALAVASVIVFPSLRWRDLIAGLGISSVAIGFALKDILQNFVAGVLLLWRRPFRIGDQIRTGDYEGTVEDIDVRATRIRTYDNELVVVPNGDVYTKGMIVRTAFGYRRVRLVVGISYFDNIDADREIIRNVLSRTEGVLSEPAPWIYVEKLAASNVELTVHFWAHAPQANVLLVLDRVASSIKKALDDAGAGAAFPRTVVHVEPLGQRVRAE, from the coding sequence ATGGCATGGCCCCGGGCGAGGTCAAGACTGACCGGCTCGAAACGTGCATTCACGAAATCCGCCATGGACGAGCTGCTCACGATGCGAGAGTCGCTGTCGCGGCTGCTCGATTCATTCGTAAGGCGTTTGCCGTTCGTTCTTGCGGGCTTCGTTTGCTTGGTCATTGGAATGGTCATATCAAGGCTCGTGCGAGCGCTCGTCACGCGCGCCGGCACGAGAGCGCGGCTCGATCCTGGGTTCATTGGGCTCATCGCCCGCGTTGCGTCGGCCGCCGTCGTGCTCGCTGCACTGGCGGTCGCGAGCGTCATCGTTTTTCCTTCGCTGCGCTGGCGCGACCTCATTGCGGGCCTTGGAATCAGCTCGGTAGCGATTGGTTTTGCCCTCAAAGACATTCTGCAAAACTTCGTCGCCGGCGTGCTCCTGCTATGGCGCCGACCATTTCGTATTGGAGATCAAATTCGCACGGGCGATTACGAAGGCACAGTCGAAGACATCGATGTGCGCGCCACGCGCATTCGGACCTATGACAACGAGCTCGTGGTCGTCCCCAATGGCGACGTCTACACGAAGGGGATGATCGTGCGCACCGCATTCGGTTACCGAAGGGTGCGTCTCGTCGTCGGCATAAGTTATTTCGACAATATCGATGCGGATCGCGAAATCATTCGCAATGTCCTTTCGCGCACCGAAGGCGTTCTTTCCGAACCGGCGCCGTGGATTTATGTCGAAAAGCTGGCCGCATCGAATGTGGAATTGACCGTGCACTTCTGGGCGCACGCCCCCCAAGCGAATGTCCTCCTCGTGCTCGATCGCGTGGCCTCGTCCATCAAGAAAGCGCTCGATGATGCCGGTGCTGGCGCCGCGTTTCCGCGCACCGTGGTGCACGTGGAACCGCTGGGGCAACGCGTGCGCGCGGAATGA
- a CDS encoding FAD-dependent monooxygenase has product MRIVICGAGIAGLSLALCLKRRGHEPILIERAKSLRDSGYMIDFFGPGYLAAEKLGILEALKQRNYPVRHMRFIDERGRDRFSISYEALQLMAAGRVFNLTRGDLERALYEEIEGQVEIRFGTELQSFIDEEGTPLEVTFSNGEKAVCDLLVGADGIHSSLREKVWGPASQFVRFLGYRTAAYIIEAPKILSAVSDSFFSRSLAKGSRSSRIRFAMGRWAIFVHCANAPVEDHSRAAIAGELRSIYGHLGWIVPDMLRELETVEHVYYDSISQVVMDGFTRGRIALMGDSAWCVSLMAGQGASLAVAGGYALAEELDRDGDVRKALERYDARLRGPVKEKLESGRRFAGWFVPTSTWKCLVRDAVVRFASFKPAEYLLKRQIVSDERF; this is encoded by the coding sequence ATGCGAATCGTCATTTGCGGGGCTGGGATTGCGGGGTTGTCGCTTGCATTGTGTCTGAAACGCCGAGGACACGAGCCAATCTTGATCGAGCGAGCGAAGTCGCTTCGCGACTCGGGCTACATGATCGACTTCTTTGGGCCGGGATATCTTGCTGCGGAGAAATTGGGCATTCTCGAAGCGCTGAAGCAACGTAATTATCCGGTGCGGCACATGCGCTTCATCGACGAGCGCGGGCGTGACCGATTTTCGATATCCTACGAAGCGCTGCAACTCATGGCAGCGGGCCGCGTCTTCAACTTGACGCGCGGCGACCTCGAACGCGCGCTCTACGAAGAAATCGAAGGCCAGGTTGAAATCCGGTTTGGCACGGAACTGCAATCATTCATCGACGAGGAAGGCACACCGCTCGAAGTGACGTTTTCGAATGGCGAGAAAGCGGTCTGCGACTTGCTCGTCGGAGCGGATGGCATTCATTCGAGCTTGCGGGAGAAGGTTTGGGGGCCAGCGTCGCAATTCGTACGCTTTCTCGGGTATCGAACAGCGGCGTACATCATCGAGGCACCCAAAATTCTTTCTGCAGTGAGCGATTCATTTTTTTCACGATCGCTGGCAAAGGGTTCCAGGTCGTCGCGTATCCGCTTCGCGATGGGCAGGTGGGCGATTTTCGTGCATTGTGCAAATGCGCCGGTGGAAGATCATTCGCGGGCGGCAATCGCGGGCGAATTGCGATCGATTTACGGGCACCTCGGTTGGATCGTGCCCGACATGCTGCGCGAATTGGAGACGGTGGAGCATGTCTATTACGACTCGATATCGCAGGTCGTGATGGATGGCTTCACGCGCGGGCGTATTGCGCTCATGGGAGATTCCGCGTGGTGCGTGTCGCTCATGGCGGGGCAAGGCGCATCGCTCGCCGTGGCGGGTGGATATGCGCTCGCGGAAGAGCTCGATCGGGACGGTGATGTGCGCAAAGCGCTCGAGCGTTACGATGCGCGATTGCGCGGTCCCGTCAAGGAAAAGCTCGAATCGGGAAGACGTTTTGCCGGTTGGTTCGTTCCGACCTCGACGTGGAAGTGCTTGGTTCGCGACGCCGTCGTGCGCTTTGCGTCGTTCAAACCGGCCGAATATCTGCTGAAAAGGCAGATCGTGAGCGACGAGCGATTTTGA
- a CDS encoding permease: MVTLLVQAFLPAYRVLVVCSGAGLSCLASTLLGISPTSRILAEVPWDVLVILVTLGLVSQLFAESRLFDRLAVVATRIGRADPNRLKIVFAVVMYLVSGIVNNLTALVLVLPVLHVLLRLGGTKQRYVSWTLGLLLVACNLGGAATPIGDFPAILLLGRGSMTFVDYLKHAAPATAIALVVLLGVTHFFVRPSAGLPRDPVSTGLSNAVMEAMHRRIKLDHRVFVPAAASLCLMVAAWVFLPASLGIGPELVCWMGAALALVLNRRLGEKLVRNGIEAEAVFFLLSLFVMVVAVKDTGLFELVAKTLEHLPLSPIGQLFVFLLLAGVLTGLFSAGPSMAALLEVAESLAKRLPPSAVYVGLALSVCAGSSLFLTAATSGPLAQALTERADLRDIDGKPLRFGFFDFLPTGLLAFAIIELTALAYAAWVLS; the protein is encoded by the coding sequence ATGGTCACGCTGCTCGTGCAGGCGTTTCTACCCGCGTATCGCGTGCTCGTCGTGTGCTCGGGTGCGGGGCTTTCGTGTCTCGCGTCCACGCTGCTCGGCATATCGCCGACGTCACGAATTCTGGCCGAAGTGCCCTGGGACGTGCTCGTCATATTGGTGACGCTCGGCCTCGTGTCACAATTATTCGCTGAATCGCGGCTCTTCGACAGACTCGCCGTAGTGGCCACACGCATCGGCCGCGCCGATCCCAACCGTCTCAAAATCGTATTCGCCGTCGTGATGTATTTGGTCAGCGGCATCGTGAACAATTTGACCGCATTGGTGCTCGTATTGCCGGTCTTGCACGTGCTACTGAGGCTCGGTGGTACGAAGCAGAGATACGTTTCGTGGACGCTCGGACTTCTGCTCGTAGCGTGCAACCTTGGTGGAGCTGCCACGCCCATTGGAGATTTTCCCGCCATTCTACTCCTCGGCCGCGGTAGCATGACCTTCGTCGATTATCTCAAACACGCGGCGCCGGCGACGGCCATAGCGCTCGTCGTTTTGCTCGGCGTGACGCATTTCTTCGTTCGTCCTTCCGCGGGGCTACCGAGAGATCCCGTTTCGACGGGGCTTTCGAATGCCGTCATGGAAGCGATGCACCGCCGAATCAAGCTCGATCATCGCGTATTCGTCCCCGCAGCAGCATCGCTCTGTCTCATGGTCGCAGCGTGGGTTTTTCTTCCCGCGTCGCTCGGTATCGGTCCCGAGCTCGTGTGTTGGATGGGCGCAGCGCTCGCGCTGGTGCTCAATCGTCGCCTGGGCGAAAAACTGGTGCGCAATGGAATCGAAGCCGAGGCGGTTTTCTTTTTGCTTTCGCTCTTCGTCATGGTCGTCGCCGTAAAAGACACGGGGCTTTTCGAATTGGTTGCCAAGACGCTCGAACATTTGCCCTTGTCGCCCATCGGCCAGCTTTTCGTATTTCTTCTGCTCGCCGGCGTGCTGACGGGGCTTTTTTCGGCCGGTCCGAGCATGGCGGCGCTGCTCGAGGTCGCGGAATCGCTCGCCAAGCGCCTTCCGCCGTCCGCCGTGTATGTGGGTTTGGCGCTCTCGGTATGCGCCGGCAGCTCGCTCTTTTTGACGGCAGCGACGTCCGGACCGCTCGCGCAAGCATTGACCGAACGTGCGGATTTGCGCGATATCGACGGAAAACCATTACGTTTTGGTTTTTTCGATTTCTTGCCGACGGGCCTGCTCGCGTTCGCCATCATCGAGCTTACTGCGCTGGCATATGCGGCATGGGTGCTGTCGTGA
- a CDS encoding ABC transporter permease subunit, translated as MSSATRSSRADRVFHVFCALCATLPLAFGAWFVLTTLVHALPGLSSPAVRSGLVLTLVQSARTVGFALALALPVGIAAAVHLEHYAARSTFTSLAERSIALLAAVPSVLYGLFGVALLSGSFGVRSTRTMAAFTLAVFLFPVVVVRARAALRTVPPLVRDATLALGADPWRALVHVVLPLAMRTLIAEVLLVLARALGTAAPLLVVDALSPPRKFTIEPLAVLIFHAATDPATPTIAAAAVVVLLGLIVVLHAISHALSTRRSNAWQ; from the coding sequence ATGAGCTCGGCGACTCGATCGTCCCGCGCGGATCGCGTTTTTCACGTGTTTTGCGCGCTCTGTGCGACGCTCCCGCTCGCGTTCGGCGCATGGTTTGTCTTGACGACCTTGGTCCATGCGCTGCCCGGTTTGTCCAGTCCTGCCGTGCGCTCGGGCCTCGTCCTCACGCTCGTGCAAAGCGCTCGCACCGTCGGCTTCGCCCTCGCGCTGGCGCTTCCCGTGGGGATCGCGGCTGCCGTGCACCTCGAACACTACGCAGCTCGAAGCACGTTCACTTCCCTTGCCGAGCGATCGATCGCGCTGCTCGCTGCCGTTCCCTCGGTTCTCTACGGTCTGTTCGGCGTGGCGCTTTTGTCGGGCTCCTTTGGCGTCCGCTCGACGCGCACCATGGCTGCGTTCACGCTTGCGGTCTTTCTTTTCCCCGTGGTCGTCGTGCGAGCGCGCGCGGCACTTCGGACGGTCCCTCCGCTCGTGCGCGACGCAACGCTTGCGCTCGGCGCCGATCCATGGCGAGCGCTCGTTCACGTCGTACTGCCGCTCGCCATGCGGACGCTCATTGCCGAAGTGCTGCTCGTGCTGGCACGCGCGCTCGGAACGGCCGCGCCGCTCCTCGTCGTGGACGCGCTTTCTCCGCCGCGAAAATTCACCATCGAGCCTTTGGCCGTGCTCATTTTCCATGCAGCGACCGATCCAGCGACGCCAACCATTGCTGCCGCGGCGGTCGTCGTGCTGCTCGGTTTGATCGTCGTTTTGCACGCGATCTCTCATGCGTTGTCCACGCGCCGATCGAATGCTTGGCAATGA
- a CDS encoding choice-of-anchor D domain-containing protein has protein sequence MRSDSNMRNVDTLLRIAFLGSGVFALGCANSEPPSREDDAEAIAATQEALIADTGDLNFILEQIKIAEAHAGGTPLSSLVGHPQLPFGLRTVDGTFNNILPGQEFFGAADRPFPRLTTPVFRDAGIATFDPDGPGPLGVGSPTSYTQNSGLVFDPQPRVISNLIVDQSAANPAAVAAAAKTPGSVADVDGQGTFFIPNVAPDVGLSAPYNSWFTLFGQFFDHGLDLISKGGSGTVIIPLAADDPLFIPGSPNNFMVLDRATNQPGPDGILGTADDVHEHNNRTTPFVDQNQTYTSHPSHQVFLREYVLNAALRPVSTGRLIDGARGGIGNWEEVKAQAATMLGIVLTDADVFNVPLLVTDPYGKFIPGPNGFPQVVTASGTVEGNPAAPVALPANTLRIDHAFLDDIAHRAVPTTGLLPDADSEINAGPQPAGTYDDELLDAHFVTGDGRGNENIGLTAVHTIFHAEHNRLVQHVKDQVLATANPTFIAEWLLPGANQADGIQDLEWNGERLFQAARFGTEMQYQHLVFEEFARKVQPEVNVFLGYDTSIDPAIMSEFAHVVYRFGHSLLTETIARTDSAGASHDIGLIQGFLNPPAFGAVGTDDLDSAGTIIRGMTRQVGNEVDEFVTNALRNNLLGVPLDLATINMARGRDVGIPSLNAARTMFFADTGDSALRPYSSWRDYGFALRHPESLVNLVAAYGTHPSVTGVTSLADKRTAADALVNGGVDDDFMNATGAWANVETGLDLVDFWVGGLAEKQMIFGGLLGPTFNFVFETQMEKLQDGDRLYYLHRTAGINFLTQLEENSFSEMIMRNTNVRHLPLDAFSRPAFVFELGNLGTSGPILDDPATPLAEQDESQLLIRMPDGTIRYTGVEHIVMGGTPGDDMMWASEGDDTLWGDEGNDRLEGGDGNDSLNGGDGDDIITDLFGIDNIKGGAGNDVISAGPGLGDLILAGSGNDFVVAGEDPKETFGGAGNDFIFAGDSADTVFGGEGDDWIEGGDQADLLQGDNGAPFQDSPVVGNDVIFGQGGDDDYDAETGDDIMVSDFGIERHEGMLGFDWVTYKGAPQPADADLDLSVLLPPSVENFRDRFDLVEGLSGWDHDDILRGDDATTVELTEIDANSGQNNALNTQAQIDLIAGLQDLLGDGVTSFSGGNIILGGAGSDLIEGRGGDDIIDGDRWLNVRLSVRDEANNEIGTADGMRTPLQNKSGILAGTPATLTLQQAMFAGTLNPGQLVIVREILTAPPNPNEPDVDTALFSGPFDDYDILPNPDGSTTVIHARGTQLDGTDRLINIEMLQFANVAVSAGVPVSQPIGLTAVTFPDQEIATTSGIRSATLINAAATPLAISTATLQGVNGGDFLVNEDNCSGVTLLTGAFCNVSLTFRPNAVGTRSASLNFAVVSNGNPATLTAPVSGTGTAAIAMVTPNSLAFGDQALRVRSATQTTTFTNTGAASLQMGNVRREGAHRNDFEIAASSCNGQLSPNAQCTISVRCRPRALGLRSGELQINYNGASSPRVIPMTCNGVP, from the coding sequence ATGAGGAGCGACTCGAACATGCGTAACGTCGATACTCTTTTGCGTATTGCATTCTTGGGCTCGGGGGTGTTCGCGTTGGGCTGTGCCAATAGCGAACCGCCCTCTCGCGAGGACGATGCCGAAGCCATTGCGGCGACGCAGGAGGCGTTGATCGCCGACACGGGCGATCTCAATTTCATCCTGGAGCAAATCAAGATTGCCGAGGCGCATGCCGGCGGCACGCCGCTTTCGTCCCTCGTAGGACACCCGCAGCTTCCATTTGGTCTGCGCACCGTCGACGGTACGTTCAACAATATATTGCCGGGTCAGGAATTTTTCGGAGCGGCCGATCGTCCCTTTCCTCGTCTCACCACGCCTGTGTTTCGTGATGCAGGCATTGCCACGTTCGATCCGGACGGCCCTGGGCCGCTCGGCGTGGGAAGTCCAACGTCGTATACGCAGAACAGCGGTCTCGTATTCGACCCCCAGCCACGCGTCATCAGCAATTTGATCGTCGATCAGAGTGCCGCGAATCCGGCGGCGGTTGCGGCGGCGGCGAAAACACCTGGTTCGGTCGCCGATGTGGACGGGCAGGGAACGTTCTTCATTCCCAACGTCGCGCCGGACGTAGGTCTATCCGCGCCGTATAATTCGTGGTTTACGCTCTTTGGCCAATTCTTCGATCACGGCCTGGACCTCATTAGCAAAGGCGGCAGCGGCACGGTGATCATTCCGCTGGCGGCCGACGATCCGCTCTTCATCCCGGGGAGCCCCAACAACTTCATGGTGCTGGACCGAGCGACGAATCAGCCAGGTCCCGACGGCATATTGGGCACCGCAGACGACGTGCACGAGCACAACAATCGCACGACGCCGTTCGTCGATCAAAACCAGACGTACACCTCGCATCCTTCGCATCAGGTGTTTTTGCGAGAATACGTACTCAATGCTGCTCTCAGGCCGGTGTCGACGGGCAGATTGATTGATGGCGCAAGGGGCGGGATTGGCAATTGGGAGGAAGTCAAGGCGCAGGCGGCAACCATGCTCGGCATCGTATTGACGGATGCGGACGTGTTCAACGTGCCGCTTTTGGTGACCGACCCGTATGGCAAGTTCATACCTGGACCGAATGGTTTCCCCCAGGTCGTTACCGCGAGCGGAACCGTGGAAGGCAATCCGGCGGCACCCGTCGCTCTGCCGGCCAACACCCTGCGCATCGACCACGCATTCCTCGACGATATCGCGCACCGGGCCGTGCCTACGACCGGATTGCTTCCGGACGCCGATTCGGAAATCAATGCTGGGCCCCAACCCGCTGGAACATACGACGACGAATTGCTCGACGCGCACTTCGTCACGGGTGATGGTCGCGGCAACGAGAATATCGGCCTCACCGCCGTTCACACGATTTTCCACGCCGAGCACAACCGGCTCGTCCAGCACGTCAAGGACCAGGTTCTGGCGACCGCGAATCCTACGTTCATCGCGGAATGGCTCTTGCCAGGCGCGAATCAGGCAGACGGTATCCAAGACCTGGAATGGAACGGCGAGCGTCTCTTCCAGGCAGCGCGGTTTGGCACGGAAATGCAATACCAGCACCTGGTCTTCGAGGAGTTCGCACGCAAGGTTCAGCCGGAAGTGAACGTGTTCCTCGGTTACGACACCAGCATCGATCCGGCGATCATGAGCGAATTCGCGCACGTCGTGTATCGATTCGGGCATTCTCTGTTGACCGAGACCATCGCGCGCACCGATTCCGCTGGAGCGTCCCATGACATTGGCCTCATCCAAGGATTCCTCAATCCACCGGCATTCGGCGCCGTCGGCACGGACGACCTCGATTCCGCGGGCACAATCATTCGTGGCATGACGCGGCAGGTTGGCAATGAGGTCGACGAATTCGTCACCAATGCCCTGCGCAACAATCTGCTTGGCGTACCGCTCGATCTTGCGACCATCAACATGGCACGCGGTCGCGACGTTGGCATTCCGTCACTCAATGCGGCGCGTACCATGTTCTTTGCGGACACCGGTGACTCCGCTCTGCGGCCTTATTCGAGCTGGAGGGACTATGGGTTTGCCCTGCGACACCCGGAATCGCTGGTCAATCTCGTTGCAGCTTATGGCACGCATCCGTCCGTCACCGGCGTGACATCGCTTGCCGATAAGCGCACGGCTGCCGACGCACTCGTCAATGGCGGCGTGGACGACGACTTCATGAACGCCACTGGCGCCTGGGCCAACGTCGAGACGGGGCTCGACTTGGTCGACTTCTGGGTCGGTGGCCTCGCCGAGAAGCAAATGATTTTCGGAGGCTTGCTCGGGCCGACATTCAACTTCGTCTTCGAAACGCAAATGGAGAAATTGCAGGACGGTGACCGCCTCTATTACTTGCACCGCACGGCCGGCATCAACTTCCTCACGCAGCTCGAAGAGAATTCATTCTCCGAGATGATCATGCGCAATACCAATGTGCGCCATTTGCCGCTCGACGCATTCTCGAGACCGGCCTTCGTTTTCGAGCTCGGAAACCTCGGCACTTCAGGCCCCATTCTCGATGATCCCGCAACGCCGCTTGCCGAGCAGGACGAGTCTCAACTGCTCATCCGCATGCCCGATGGCACCATCCGCTATACCGGCGTGGAGCATATCGTCATGGGCGGCACCCCAGGGGATGACATGATGTGGGCCAGCGAAGGCGATGACACGTTATGGGGAGATGAAGGCAATGACCGCTTGGAGGGCGGAGACGGCAACGATTCTCTCAATGGTGGCGATGGCGACGACATCATTACGGATCTTTTTGGCATCGATAACATCAAGGGCGGCGCAGGCAACGATGTGATTAGCGCCGGTCCCGGCCTCGGGGACCTGATCCTCGCGGGCAGCGGTAACGATTTCGTCGTCGCGGGCGAAGATCCGAAAGAAACGTTCGGCGGGGCGGGAAACGATTTCATTTTCGCAGGCGATTCGGCCGACACCGTGTTCGGAGGCGAAGGTGACGATTGGATTGAAGGAGGAGACCAGGCCGATCTCTTGCAAGGGGACAACGGCGCGCCATTCCAGGATAGCCCCGTGGTTGGCAACGATGTCATCTTCGGACAGGGGGGCGACGACGATTACGACGCCGAAACAGGCGACGACATCATGGTCAGTGACTTTGGCATCGAGCGCCATGAAGGCATGCTCGGATTCGATTGGGTGACGTACAAGGGCGCTCCGCAGCCTGCCGACGCCGATTTGGATCTGTCCGTGCTTTTGCCTCCTTCGGTCGAGAACTTCCGCGACCGATTCGATTTGGTCGAAGGTTTGTCCGGGTGGGACCACGACGACATCCTGCGAGGCGATGACGCCACGACCGTCGAGCTCACCGAGATCGACGCGAATTCGGGCCAAAACAATGCGCTCAACACGCAGGCGCAGATCGATCTCATTGCTGGGTTGCAGGATCTTCTGGGCGACGGAGTGACGTCTTTCAGCGGCGGCAACATCATTCTTGGCGGCGCGGGCAGCGACCTCATCGAAGGGCGCGGCGGCGACGACATCATCGACGGAGACCGCTGGCTCAATGTGAGGCTGAGCGTTCGTGATGAAGCCAATAACGAGATTGGTACAGCCGATGGTATGCGCACGCCTCTGCAAAACAAGTCGGGGATTCTTGCGGGCACGCCAGCGACCTTGACGCTCCAACAGGCGATGTTCGCCGGCACTCTCAATCCGGGACAACTCGTCATCGTGCGCGAGATCTTGACGGCCCCGCCCAATCCGAACGAGCCCGACGTCGATACGGCGCTGTTCTCCGGGCCCTTTGACGATTACGACATCCTCCCCAATCCCGACGGAAGCACGACCGTCATTCATGCCCGTGGCACACAGCTCGACGGTACCGACCGGCTGATCAACATTGAAATGTTGCAGTTCGCCAATGTCGCCGTTTCCGCGGGCGTGCCGGTCAGTCAGCCCATTGGTTTGACCGCGGTGACCTTTCCAGATCAGGAAATCGCGACCACGAGCGGAATACGAAGCGCGACACTGATCAATGCGGCGGCGACGCCTCTCGCGATCTCGACTGCCACGTTGCAAGGCGTCAATGGTGGCGACTTCCTGGTGAACGAGGACAATTGCAGCGGCGTGACGTTGCTCACGGGCGCATTCTGCAATGTAAGCCTTACCTTCCGGCCGAATGCCGTCGGAACGCGTAGCGCAAGCCTCAATTTCGCAGTCGTCAGCAATGGGAATCCAGCGACGCTGACCGCGCCGGTTTCCGGTACGGGCACGGCAGCCATTGCGATGGTTACGCCAAACAGTCTCGCATTCGGCGATCAAGCTCTGCGCGTGCGCAGCGCTACCCAGACAACGACGTTCACGAATACCGGTGCCGCGTCATTGCAGATGGGTAACGTCAGGCGCGAAGGAGCGCACAGGAACGATTTCGAGATCGCCGCCAGCTCCTGCAACGGGCAGCTCTCACCGAATGCGCAGTGTACCATATCGGTTCGCTGTCGTCCTCGGGCGCTCGGATTGCGTTCGGGCGAGCTTCAAATCAACTACAATGGGGCTTCGAGCCCGCGCGTGATTCCAATGACCTGCAACGGCGTGCCCTAG
- a CDS encoding multicopper oxidase domain-containing protein, which produces MSNEEKQDAPAESVETNAGKDALRRRDILKIGLIAGAGSAGYLISNKGFGRAASTGSPRTRPFVDPLPIPPIKTPVPYLYPAPQEYPLPGEGRRRSHQAFKRFPPQKYYEIHQRAGKHRFHSDLPLTDIWGFDGIVPGPTYHARYGEPILVRNFNDLPQNHTGFGIPQVTTHLHNAHTPSESDGFPTDFFPFQVGGSELFYDQHYPNVCAGFSKQQYAPYGDIRESLSTLWYHDHRVDFTSQNVYRGLAGFYLLFNGYDTGNEATGFRLPSGKFDVPMLFADKIFDKRGRLVFDLFNQDGILGDKFTVNGKIQPHFKVHPRRYRLRWLNAGPSRFYQLFLTNPADPSIIIPFTRISSDGNLLPQSLTVTNLRLAVAQRADVIVDFSQHAGKSIILENRLEQLDGRGPTDEILPAGQGHAILRFDVQLPDVGDGSQAPPYTFYDVPRPSKEELAAARVRYFRLERGNGQWQINGEFFDGDKTMADPVEGTSEIWVLQNNSGGWQHPAHIHFEEFQMLSRNGQAPPPHERGRMDVADVRHNEEIRLFLRFRDFVGHHVMHCHNTLHEDHSMMLRWEILPA; this is translated from the coding sequence ATGTCGAATGAGGAAAAGCAAGACGCACCGGCAGAGAGCGTCGAAACGAATGCAGGCAAGGATGCCTTGAGACGGCGAGATATTTTGAAAATCGGCCTCATTGCGGGCGCGGGCTCGGCCGGCTACCTCATCAGCAACAAAGGCTTTGGCCGCGCCGCAAGCACTGGAAGCCCGCGGACGAGGCCATTTGTCGATCCGCTCCCCATCCCGCCCATCAAAACACCTGTACCTTACCTGTACCCCGCTCCTCAGGAGTATCCCCTCCCTGGCGAGGGACGGAGACGGTCCCATCAAGCATTCAAGCGCTTTCCGCCCCAAAAATATTACGAAATTCATCAGCGGGCGGGGAAACACCGATTCCATTCCGACCTGCCGCTCACCGACATTTGGGGATTCGACGGCATCGTACCAGGACCGACCTACCATGCCCGGTATGGCGAACCGATCCTCGTTCGGAATTTCAACGATCTGCCCCAGAACCATACCGGTTTTGGCATTCCGCAGGTAACGACGCACCTGCACAATGCCCACACGCCGTCCGAAAGCGACGGCTTTCCAACGGACTTTTTCCCGTTCCAGGTCGGAGGGAGCGAGCTTTTCTACGATCAGCACTACCCCAACGTTTGCGCGGGTTTTTCGAAGCAACAATATGCACCGTACGGCGACATTCGCGAAAGTCTGAGCACGCTCTGGTACCACGACCACCGCGTCGATTTCACTTCGCAAAATGTCTACCGAGGGCTCGCCGGCTTCTACCTCCTCTTCAACGGGTACGATACAGGCAACGAGGCGACCGGATTCCGCCTGCCAAGCGGCAAATTCGATGTCCCCATGCTCTTTGCCGACAAAATATTCGACAAAAGAGGTCGGCTCGTTTTCGATCTGTTCAACCAGGATGGAATCCTCGGTGACAAATTCACCGTGAATGGCAAAATACAGCCGCACTTCAAGGTGCATCCAAGGAGATATCGACTCCGGTGGCTCAATGCTGGACCGTCGCGATTCTACCAGTTGTTTTTGACGAACCCTGCCGATCCCAGCATCATCATCCCATTCACGCGCATCTCGAGTGATGGGAATCTACTGCCTCAGTCGCTCACCGTGACGAACCTTCGGTTGGCCGTGGCGCAACGAGCCGACGTGATTGTCGACTTTTCGCAACACGCTGGCAAGTCGATCATTTTGGAAAATAGGCTCGAACAATTGGACGGCCGAGGTCCTACCGACGAGATTCTGCCGGCAGGTCAAGGTCACGCAATCCTTCGATTCGACGTCCAACTCCCCGACGTGGGCGATGGGAGCCAGGCGCCGCCGTACACGTTTTACGACGTGCCCAGACCATCGAAAGAGGAGCTCGCGGCGGCGCGTGTTCGTTATTTCAGATTGGAGCGAGGCAATGGCCAATGGCAGATCAACGGCGAATTCTTCGACGGTGACAAGACCATGGCCGACCCCGTCGAGGGAACGAGTGAGATTTGGGTACTCCAAAACAATTCGGGTGGCTGGCAGCACCCTGCACACATTCATTTCGAGGAATTCCAGATGCTGTCTCGCAATGGCCAGGCACCTCCGCCTCACGAAAGGGGTCGGATGGACGTGGCGGACGTGAGGCACAACGAGGAAATTCGCTTGTTCCTGAGGTTCCGCGATTTCGTCGGACACCACGTCATGCATTGCCACAATACCTTGCACGAAGACCATTCGATGATGCTTCGTTGGGAAATACTTCCGGCGTAA